AAGACATCAAAAATTTGTGTAATCCCCTGAATTTAGATTATAAAAACACTGTGAATTATCTGCTCAGGAAGGGGTATCTGCTGAGGATATTCAGAGGAATATTCTATCTGAAATCCCTTGATGAAATCAAATTTGGAAAAAGTAAATACAGCCACTTAGAGCTGATATCGAAGGGTATGGAGCTCAAAAAAGTGAATAACTGGTACTTCGCTCTATATACCGCATTGAAACTCAACAACCTTACCCATGAACACTTTGCGGTGGACTATGTGATAAATGACAAAATATTCAGGGCAAAGCCGATAAAAATAGCCGGTTATAAATTTAAATTTGTTAAACTCAAGCCAGATTTGTTCAAATTCGGAATAATAAAAGATTCCATCAGATACTCTGACCCGGAAAAGACTGTCATCGATTTCATATATATATGGCGATATAACGGTATTCCGGAAGAAAAGATAATAATGAACATCTCAGACTATACTGTCAGGCTGTCCAAAAATAAAATCATGGAATATGCAAAAAATTACCCAAAAACTGTCAGAGAGATAGCAGAGAAACTGGACGGTTGTAGTTCCCTTTTTCCTCTCGTTAAGGACGTGAAAGAATGAACGCATGTTTCTGTCAACGACCTTCATTGTCTGCTGGGCTACCCGTGAAGGAAGTAGCTGGTAGTTCTCGTTGTGCTTGACCAAGTGGTAGGCCTGCTTGTACTGAAGGTATTTACCATTGTTGAAGTAATACCCTGACGGTGTAGAGAGTGAAGTTGTAGAGGTTCTTGGATAGCCTTGTGAGAATTCTGAGAATACGGTAGGTTTTCTTATCAGCTCTGATGTGGTTTTTCTGGGTTAAGTACATCTATTATTTTTTAATAGCAACAGGTTTAAATAGTTCACCCCGTCCACCTTCCATTGCATATCCCCTCCCTTGCGAAGGGGTCTTGCAAGCAACGGGAAGATAAAATCAAGACATAGAAGGGTGGAAAGGAAGAAGAGTTAAGAAGGGTTTTCACACAGTCTGATGTAACGTGGCTTCGGGTTTAAAAACTGAAGGGAACTTTAATATATAATATTAAGGACATATATACACTATATACACAAAGGTGGCACAATGACAGAAGCAATCCAGAAGAAAATAAACAATATTGAGAGGATGCTGATAGAGATAAATTCTAAAATAAATAACTTTCTGGGCATGGAAGAACTTACTGAAGAGGAGTGGGCAAAATTAAGAAAAATCAGAAAAGAGATAAAAAAAGGAATCCTGGGCACTATGATGTAGAATCCATTTGGATACCCTTATAAGAAAATTAAGGGTGAAACCAACATTTACAGAATTAGAACAGGGAAATACAGGATATTATTCGAAGTAAATAAAAGTAATAAGTTCATAGTTATATTGAAGATTGATAAGAGGGGCAGGGTGTATAATAGATAAATTTACAGGAAAAGATTGTTATGCTGAGTTTGATTATGTTGCTGCATTGTGGATGGTAGTCGATATCAAAAGACAACGTAGAAATTAAAAAGTTTATGAGCTATGAGACAGCAACTTACCAGGGTTTTGGGAAATGTATTACAAAGCTGTCGGCTTTTTTGGGCGCTATGCAACAAGATTATGGTGATATTATCAATGTTAGGTTTTGGGCTGCTGTGTATGAAGAGGCTTAGAGATATAATCTCCGACCCGAAAATCTGCCATGGGAAGCCTGTTTTTAAGGGAACCAGAGTTCTGGTTTCTGATGTGCTGGACCTGCTCGCAGCTGGAAAAAGTGCAGAGGAAATACTGCAGGAGTTTCCTCAGCTCAATGAGGGGATGATAATGGAAGCCTTAGAGTATGCTGCAATGCTGGTGAAGAGGGAGCATGTCATTGAAGCTTCTGCTTGATGAGAATATCCTATCTCTGTGTTTAAATTTCTGAAGGAAAGGAGGGAGATACGAGGCATTTTATGTTCCCAAAGGCGCTAAGGACAGAGATGTTGCAGAACTCGCCAGAAGGGACAAAGCAGTGCTGCTTACGAGAGACTACGATTTTGCAAATATACTGCTCTGCCCACCCCAGGATTTCCACGGCATAATAATCCTGAAGGTTCACCCTCCTGTTGTGGAGAAGCTGATAAGCTCTCTGGAAAGTGTGCTGAAAGCAACAGAAGATTTCAGAGGTAAGGTATTTGTTGTGATGGAGGACAGAATTAGAGTTTTGGAGTAGGCAGAGAAAAAGATGTCAGCAAGACTTTAAAACACCTTGGGCAGGTGGGTAGGGAAGGCGGATGATTTCTTTCATCAGGTAGCCAGAAAGAATACCTGTGAAGGGTTCTCATAACAAAAGATTTGGAAATTGTAAAATCTGGAATTGTTGAAACTATCTGGTAGGATGATAGTAACGAGCTTCTGACGCTGTTTTACCCTTCCCGGTTTTTTACGTGGTTGCTGTTCAGCGCCTCCTCTCTACCAGGCAAAGAGGAAGACAGCGTTGCCTGCCGAGTGATGGAATCAATTAAAAGGAGCTATATTAAGGTGAAAATTTAGGTTGGTGGAAAAGGTATGAAAATCATAACAGTTGAAGTGCCTGAAGATGTTGATGAGACAGAAATAAAAAAGTGATTAAAGAATTTCTGGAAAAGAAAGAACTGGTTAAAAGACTTTATGAGCTTTTATCCGATAAAGACCTGAAACGAATAGAAATGGAAATGAAAAGTTTTAGAAGGAGTTTCAGATTTGAATGATGGTGGATACCTCGTCTCTGATAGAGTTGTTCAAAAGGAAAGAATTGAACAGGATTGGTGGAGAAAAACTTCCATTATTTGTCTTAATAAAGTTTTTACGGGGATTTAATGCGGATAAAGCAAAAGAGATTAAGGATATATTGGAAAAACTGTTTGTTATTGTGCCAATTGATAATAAAGTCATCTTGAAATACATAGAAATATACAGAAAACTAAAGTCCAGTGGAAAAATAATAGGAGATGTTGATATGCTAATTGCTTCCATGGCGATATCTTATAATGAGCCTCTTTTTACAGAGCACACTAAACACTTCCAGAGACTAAAAAGTTTTGGATTAAAATTGGTTGAAGTATAGTTCGATCATGCTGACAGATAAAGCAGTACTCCCTTAATATAAATTTGCTGTGCCGTCTGCTGGGAAGGGTGAGGTTTGCCAGGAAGATAGTAATCGCAAGCCTGCTTGCTCTAATTGCTGGAGTGGCTGTGGTGGTTTATGCGGGTGTAGGAGGTAGAAACAAAAATTCTGATGGGAATTTCTAATGTTAAACTCAAACAAACATTAAATGGGGATGGCATAATTATGAGTGCGGAATTAAATGAGCTTCGAAAAATCAGACAGGATTTGAATATTCTTACAGACCTATACGTGAGATTGACCGAGAGACTTATACCAGAAGAGGATCCCGAAGAGGAGGACATCAGAGCTATAATGGAAGAAGATGAGATAGTAGGAGAAGAAGAACTCTTCAGGGCTCTGATGGAATGAGCTTTCAGATAAACATTAAAAAGAAGGCTCTAAAATTTGTTTCCAGGCTGGATAGGAAAGAAAAAGAGCGGTTGAGAAGAGCTCTGCTCTCATTGAAAGATTATCCTGTGCCTGTAAAAGTGTTGATGTTGCCAAAATCACAGGTGAAAAGAATACTTACCGCATAAGGATTGGTAAAATTAGAGTTCTGTACGAGGTTCTATGGAGGGATAGAATCATACTTATCAAAAGAGTTGACTTCAGAAAAACTGCATACAGAAAATAAATTTGTTAAGGTCTACTGCCTGCTGAACCTGTGGCGGGGAGAATGGATGTTACAGTACCGAAGACAAAAGAGGCTGTATGGCTGTACTCCACAGGGGAAAACAAAACAATAGAACAGCTCTTCGAAGTAAAGGAAAAGCCAGCAGAAGTGATAAGCTACGAAAAAATAAACCCAACCCTATGGAAAGTCAGAGTAATGCCACAAAACCCTTCATGCTGAGCTTTGCAGAAAGCCTATGACCCTCTCCGGGAGGCAAGCATATATATGCTGGCAGGAAGGTCGAAGTTGCTAAATCTGTGCCTGTAGTTTGTGATAAACGGGTTCTGGATAAACCAGACAGGTAATCTTGATATAACAATAAGGCATAAACCACAGGTCTGGTTTGATAGAGGGTTGATAATCTCTCTGGTCACATT
The nucleotide sequence above comes from archaeon BMS3Bbin15. Encoded proteins:
- a CDS encoding PIN domain protein is translated as MMVDTSSLIELFKRKELNRIGGEKLPLFVLIKFLRGFNADKAKEIKDILEKLFVIVPIDNKVILKYIEIYRKLKSSGKIIGDVDMLIASMAISYNEPLFTEHTKHFQRLKSFGLKLVEV